From one Phorcysia thermohydrogeniphila genomic stretch:
- a CDS encoding HU family DNA-binding protein encodes MITLTRRDIAKRLKERPLWKELTQEQIETMINDFLEEVKRAVLHEDYAITFRGFGRFFPRVVNKSHAPTREGKTVLNSVSYKVLGFNYSKKESRVKLPCK; translated from the coding sequence ATGATTACACTCACGAGGAGGGACATAGCTAAGCGGTTAAAAGAAAGACCGTTGTGGAAGGAGCTCACGCAAGAGCAAATAGAGACAATGATTAACGACTTTTTAGAAGAAGTGAAAAGAGCCGTGTTACATGAAGACTACGCAATCACTTTCCGGGGATTCGGGAGGTTTTTCCCAAGAGTTGTGAACAAGAGCCATGCACCCACGAGGGAAGGGAAAACGGTTCTTAATTCCGTTTCTTACAAGGTTTTGGGGTTCAACTATTCAAAGAAGGAAAGCAGGGTGAAACTCCCTTGTAAGTAA